Proteins encoded in a region of the Vibrio ponticus genome:
- a CDS encoding helix-turn-helix domain-containing protein, producing the protein MRDKVLFFDGQSVAPKTGSALPYRTKKVIIYDDLFWSYENNVVYRSTSHSQRETVFELPPGTEIESMGANDGYIWLTDDAHFHTYRIADGEYSSYSLMELYRYGESLKLSINDALLVKQRWVIATDNGVFVSESQGFRHVPRSQGNGIDKLYYSSSRRELILGSSRGAVVYDINNTSKPKFIIPAPNVTVIAETPQSYWIGTQNGLYIYSFISGEMEKHSGEKDAGFALTGRRILSLVNDNSGGMWISTNKGIQYFSLFGEKFERFPSQDLSVNQIHTPISNMVAMQDKQGYWVMKSSGLYRFFIEKDKRKERVYSGRVYNMLEYDGKVWLATNQGVIVLDAKTGERITNTALSAQFDGQKITHIAIDSKGLIWIANSHSVWCYDPNKQGVKLIAEQWQSNSSLGSKLTQMLVSSGDDLVLGTERGVYLLQEGQLKYIAQSAPFGAIHGMTEGSEQQIWLASNYGVNILDINMLSVLPVPLVDEHISPQCLMKNRTGAWLTSTAGLTHYTLDGKLVAHYGQPFGVINNEFRNSFCLLDANDSDSLLLGSWHSLIRVQSKDLTVTPLPDTNVLFSQILVNQQLVAFGADNESKIIAPYGDSISIQMGTMPRISGSSLEYRLNNEKIWTPLDGYQIAMEGLTPGEYTLYVRPVVNGLGRGGVRSLKFEVSEPWYLNSFALVLYVVSGFSLLFGAVYWRSRMMASANRRLKAQVALKTNQLRHQSRILLSNNHQLRKQLQVRRLIFGQAIQSFKDRLRAADGNITPDGVKTQSHMVEQISSELELLLNVRESHGQNSPAYNLSMILKSTLGGWREEFTKAGIEVELDMSAAQNAYVVLNYFNLDVLLNLVFDGLVKRCSRHQNVYIKLECSEAEVQLTFMDDGILADVNQDEHWLEVVKLVNVSGGQLEVDENSRNNKMSLSWLRSHTFDENSIVNVEELAGETAAFTSSDPFIVRLEQLVMEHYADPEFSTSTAAKMLFVSERSLQRRFKGATQRRFSEYLSEVRLDNACRLLLAGAKVADVAFDCGFNDPSYFSQRFKHRFGVSPTQFVEQSDAHEEAF; encoded by the coding sequence GTGAGAGACAAGGTGCTCTTCTTCGATGGTCAATCCGTCGCACCCAAGACCGGCTCTGCCTTACCTTATCGCACCAAGAAGGTCATTATTTACGATGATTTGTTTTGGTCTTATGAAAATAATGTCGTCTATCGCTCGACGTCTCATAGCCAACGTGAAACTGTATTTGAGCTCCCTCCTGGTACTGAAATTGAAAGTATGGGCGCGAACGATGGTTACATCTGGCTCACAGATGACGCTCACTTTCACACCTACCGAATAGCCGATGGCGAATACAGCAGTTACTCCTTGATGGAGCTTTATCGTTATGGTGAATCTCTCAAACTGTCGATTAATGACGCATTGTTAGTGAAACAACGTTGGGTTATCGCCACCGATAACGGTGTTTTTGTGTCTGAAAGCCAAGGTTTTCGTCATGTACCACGTTCTCAAGGGAACGGTATAGATAAACTTTACTATTCCAGTTCACGTCGAGAGTTGATTCTTGGTTCGAGTCGAGGGGCGGTCGTGTATGACATTAATAATACCTCGAAGCCAAAGTTCATCATTCCTGCCCCGAATGTCACGGTCATTGCTGAAACGCCACAATCGTATTGGATTGGTACGCAGAACGGACTTTATATTTATTCGTTTATCAGCGGGGAAATGGAAAAACACTCGGGCGAGAAGGATGCGGGGTTTGCACTCACTGGGCGCCGTATTCTATCGCTGGTTAACGATAATAGTGGTGGAATGTGGATCTCAACCAATAAGGGTATTCAGTATTTTTCATTGTTTGGCGAAAAATTCGAGCGTTTTCCAAGTCAAGATTTGAGCGTGAATCAGATCCATACTCCAATTAGCAATATGGTGGCGATGCAGGATAAGCAAGGCTATTGGGTGATGAAGTCGTCAGGCTTATACCGTTTCTTCATAGAGAAAGATAAGCGCAAAGAACGTGTTTACTCTGGTCGTGTTTACAACATGCTCGAGTATGATGGCAAAGTATGGTTAGCGACAAACCAAGGCGTGATTGTTTTGGATGCAAAAACCGGCGAACGAATCACTAATACCGCATTGAGCGCCCAGTTTGACGGTCAAAAGATTACTCATATTGCTATTGATAGTAAGGGTCTGATTTGGATAGCAAATAGTCACAGTGTTTGGTGTTATGACCCTAATAAGCAGGGGGTAAAACTCATTGCGGAACAGTGGCAATCTAATTCAAGTCTAGGCAGTAAACTCACCCAAATGTTGGTTTCAAGTGGTGATGATCTGGTACTTGGGACGGAAAGAGGCGTTTATCTGTTACAAGAGGGACAACTGAAATATATCGCCCAGAGTGCTCCATTTGGTGCGATTCATGGCATGACGGAAGGCAGTGAGCAGCAGATTTGGCTTGCCAGCAATTATGGCGTAAATATCCTCGATATCAATATGCTATCCGTGCTCCCGGTTCCTTTAGTAGACGAGCATATTAGTCCACAGTGTTTAATGAAAAATCGCACGGGGGCATGGTTAACCTCAACGGCTGGGCTAACGCACTACACACTTGACGGTAAACTTGTTGCGCATTACGGGCAGCCATTTGGCGTGATCAATAATGAGTTTAGAAACAGCTTTTGTTTACTCGATGCGAATGATTCGGACTCACTACTTTTGGGCTCATGGCACAGCCTGATACGCGTACAAAGTAAAGATCTGACGGTAACGCCTTTACCTGATACCAACGTACTGTTTTCTCAAATTCTCGTTAATCAACAGTTGGTGGCATTTGGTGCTGATAATGAGTCAAAAATTATTGCTCCTTATGGCGACTCTATCTCGATTCAAATGGGGACGATGCCACGTATTAGTGGTTCTTCACTCGAGTATCGTCTAAATAACGAGAAAATTTGGACGCCGTTAGATGGTTATCAAATTGCGATGGAGGGATTAACCCCGGGAGAATATACCTTGTATGTTCGTCCTGTGGTAAATGGTCTTGGTCGCGGTGGAGTACGTAGCTTAAAGTTTGAGGTTTCAGAGCCTTGGTATCTGAACTCATTCGCGCTCGTATTGTATGTGGTTTCTGGTTTCTCGCTATTGTTTGGTGCGGTGTATTGGCGATCAAGAATGATGGCAAGCGCTAACCGTAGGCTCAAAGCACAAGTCGCGCTTAAGACTAATCAGTTGCGCCATCAGAGTCGAATTTTGTTGAGCAACAACCATCAGTTGCGTAAACAATTGCAAGTGAGACGTTTGATCTTTGGTCAAGCGATTCAGTCTTTTAAAGACCGACTAAGAGCAGCCGACGGAAATATCACGCCAGATGGCGTTAAGACGCAATCTCACATGGTTGAACAGATTTCGTCTGAGCTTGAGTTATTATTGAATGTTCGTGAGTCACACGGGCAAAATTCGCCCGCTTATAATTTGTCGATGATTTTGAAATCGACCTTAGGTGGCTGGCGAGAAGAATTTACCAAAGCCGGAATTGAGGTCGAGTTGGATATGTCTGCGGCGCAAAATGCGTACGTGGTATTAAATTATTTCAATTTAGACGTCTTACTCAACTTAGTTTTTGACGGACTGGTTAAGCGTTGTTCACGTCATCAAAATGTATATATCAAGCTCGAGTGCAGCGAAGCCGAAGTTCAACTTACTTTTATGGACGATGGTATCTTGGCAGACGTCAATCAAGATGAACATTGGCTGGAAGTGGTTAAGCTAGTTAATGTCAGCGGTGGTCAGTTAGAAGTCGATGAGAATAGCCGTAATAACAAAATGAGTTTGAGTTGGCTAAGAAGCCATACCTTTGATGAGAATTCAATTGTGAATGTGGAGGAGCTAGCCGGAGAAACGGCAGCCTTTACTTCTAGCGATCCATTTATCGTCCGACTAGAGCAGTTAGTGATGGAACATTACGCCGATCCGGAATTTAGTACCTCTACAGCCGCTAAAATGCTGTTTGTTTCTGAGCGTAGTTTGCAGCGTCGATTTAAAGGTGCGACTCAGCGACGTTTCTCGGAGTACTTAAGTGAGGTTCGTTTGGACAATGCTTGTCGCTTGTTGTTGGCGGGTGCTAAGGTTGCTGATGTCGCCTTTGACTGTGGTTTTAATGACCCGTCATACTTTAGTCAGCGCTTTAAGCACCGATTTGGTGTCTCACCGACTCAATTTGTTGAACAGAGCGATGCTCACGAAGAGGCTTTCTAG
- a CDS encoding FeoA family protein has protein sequence MQLTKLQQGQQATITGFADLSNDVRKKLMVMGLLPNTPIKLIRFAPMGDPLQVEVRGVSIAVRTNIADAILVEVK, from the coding sequence ATGCAACTGACAAAACTACAACAAGGTCAACAAGCAACCATTACGGGCTTTGCTGATTTATCAAATGATGTGCGGAAAAAGTTGATGGTGATGGGGTTACTGCCTAATACACCAATCAAATTGATTCGTTTTGCTCCGATGGGCGATCCACTGCAAGTAGAAGTGCGTGGCGTTTCTATTGCTGTACGCACAAACATTGCTGACGCAATCTTGGTAGAGGTTAAATAA
- the feoB gene encoding Fe(2+) transporter permease subunit FeoB — protein MQYQILTVGNPNSGKTTLFNGLTGAKQQVGNWAGVTVEKKTGRYTHSGDEFLLTDLPGIYALDSGNDSNSIDESIASRAVLTHPADLIINVVDATCLERSLYMTLQLRELGRPMVVVLNKMDALKRERQVIDAKALEKILGCPVIAISANNKAQIHEFKELLHKVVVQGVTLDAMKLEYSAEFEATLDSLEPMFVGQESAPRALAIRALEQDVLVINSLKSEQRELVNQQRITLDVDVDLHVADTKYTFLHEQCKKVRRSEGKLSRSFTEKVDNVILNKWVGVPFFFVVMYLMFMFAINIGGAFIDFFDIGVGALLVDGGHYLLDGHLPVWLVTLIADGVGGGIQTVATFIPVIAGLYLFLAVLESSGYMSRAAFVLDKVMQKIGLPGKAFVPLVLGFGCNVPSIMATRTLDQERERKLAASMAPFMSCGARLPVYALFAAAFFPESGQNVVFALYLLGIFAAVFTGLVLKHTLYPGSSDSLVMEMPDYELPTMQNVMIKTWQKLKRFVLGAGKTIVVVVTILSFFNSLGMDGSFGNEDSENSVLSKASQIVTPVFAPIGVQEDNWPATVGIITGIFAKEAVVGTLNSLYAPSEGEDGGEYDLMASLEEAVMTIPDNLAGLNYSDPLGVEVGDLTDSSAVAEEQEVDATIFGNLKGYFASSNAAFAYLIFILLYTPCVAAMGAYVREFGQKYARFIAVWTMGLAYGSAALYYQATHFADHPATSSAWIAGILVVAALVYRALKAAGKKQQTLEVQMA, from the coding sequence ATGCAGTACCAAATTCTAACAGTTGGTAATCCGAATAGTGGTAAAACAACGTTGTTCAATGGTTTAACGGGGGCAAAACAGCAAGTTGGTAACTGGGCTGGCGTAACCGTTGAGAAAAAAACAGGTCGATACACACACTCTGGCGATGAATTCTTATTAACCGACCTTCCTGGTATTTATGCTTTAGATAGTGGTAACGATAGCAATAGTATTGATGAGTCGATTGCTTCACGTGCCGTTCTAACTCATCCAGCGGATCTTATCATTAACGTGGTAGATGCGACTTGCTTGGAGCGTAGCTTATACATGACACTACAATTGCGCGAACTTGGTCGTCCAATGGTGGTTGTACTGAATAAGATGGACGCACTGAAGCGTGAGCGACAAGTCATCGATGCGAAAGCTCTAGAAAAAATCCTAGGTTGTCCAGTTATTGCAATTTCGGCTAATAACAAAGCGCAGATCCATGAATTCAAAGAACTACTGCATAAAGTAGTGGTTCAGGGCGTAACACTTGATGCAATGAAGCTAGAGTACAGTGCGGAGTTTGAAGCAACGTTAGATTCGTTAGAGCCAATGTTTGTTGGTCAAGAATCAGCGCCACGCGCATTAGCGATTCGCGCGTTAGAACAAGATGTGCTGGTAATCAATTCATTGAAATCAGAGCAGCGTGAACTGGTTAATCAACAGCGAATTACCCTGGATGTCGACGTCGATTTACATGTTGCTGATACTAAGTACACATTCCTTCATGAACAGTGCAAAAAAGTACGCCGAAGTGAAGGTAAGCTGAGCCGTAGCTTTACCGAAAAAGTTGATAACGTCATCTTGAATAAGTGGGTCGGTGTACCGTTCTTTTTCGTTGTGATGTACTTGATGTTTATGTTTGCGATTAATATCGGTGGTGCATTCATTGATTTCTTTGACATCGGTGTTGGTGCGCTATTGGTTGATGGTGGTCACTACTTATTAGATGGTCATTTACCAGTATGGCTTGTAACGCTTATCGCTGATGGTGTAGGTGGCGGTATCCAAACGGTTGCGACGTTTATTCCTGTAATTGCTGGCCTGTACTTGTTCCTAGCGGTATTGGAAAGTTCTGGTTACATGTCGCGTGCTGCGTTCGTGCTTGATAAAGTGATGCAAAAGATTGGTTTGCCGGGTAAAGCGTTTGTACCATTGGTACTTGGTTTTGGTTGTAATGTGCCATCAATCATGGCGACGCGTACTTTAGACCAAGAACGTGAGCGTAAACTGGCCGCTTCTATGGCTCCGTTTATGTCATGTGGTGCTCGCCTTCCTGTTTATGCCTTGTTTGCTGCGGCATTCTTCCCTGAAAGTGGTCAAAATGTGGTATTTGCGCTGTACCTATTAGGTATTTTCGCTGCAGTCTTTACTGGTTTAGTGCTTAAGCACACACTTTACCCAGGCTCAAGCGATAGCTTAGTAATGGAAATGCCGGATTACGAACTGCCAACCATGCAGAATGTGATGATCAAAACATGGCAAAAGCTTAAGCGTTTCGTGCTTGGTGCAGGTAAAACTATTGTCGTTGTTGTGACGATTCTTAGCTTCTTCAACTCACTAGGTATGGATGGTAGCTTTGGCAACGAAGACTCAGAAAACTCAGTACTATCTAAAGCATCACAAATCGTAACGCCAGTCTTTGCTCCTATTGGCGTACAGGAAGATAACTGGCCAGCAACGGTTGGTATTATCACCGGTATTTTTGCGAAAGAAGCGGTTGTTGGTACGCTAAACAGTCTATATGCGCCGAGTGAAGGTGAAGACGGTGGCGAATACGACCTAATGGCAAGCTTGGAAGAAGCCGTAATGACCATTCCTGATAACTTGGCGGGTCTAAATTACTCAGATCCTCTTGGTGTCGAAGTGGGTGATTTGACCGACAGCTCGGCGGTTGCAGAAGAGCAAGAAGTAGATGCCACTATCTTCGGTAACTTGAAAGGCTATTTTGCATCGAGTAACGCAGCATTTGCCTACTTGATCTTTATCTTGCTTTACACGCCATGTGTCGCAGCAATGGGCGCTTATGTTCGTGAATTTGGTCAAAAATACGCGCGTTTCATCGCGGTATGGACCATGGGTTTAGCTTACGGTAGTGCGGCATTGTATTACCAAGCAACACACTTTGCTGATCACCCAGCGACCAGCAGTGCGTGGATTGCCGGTATTCTAGTTGTGGCTGCTTTGGTTTACCGAGCGCTAAAAGCTGCGGGTAAGAAACAACAAACTTTAGAGGTGCAAATGGCATGA
- a CDS encoding FeoC-like transcriptional regulator gives MILAELKQYIDAQGSASRQELAKQFALSEDGIDAMLSVWVKKGVISRMIDTNKADKVTRVRYSANQANALSLTVTM, from the coding sequence ATGATTTTAGCTGAACTGAAACAATACATTGACGCACAGGGCAGTGCATCTCGTCAGGAATTGGCGAAGCAGTTTGCTCTAAGTGAAGATGGTATTGATGCGATGCTGTCAGTATGGGTGAAGAAAGGCGTGATTTCGCGCATGATTGATACCAATAAAGCTGACAAAGTAACGCGAGTTCGATATTCAGCCAATCAAGCTAATGCCTTGTCACTGACAGTGACCATGTAA
- a CDS encoding HIT family protein, whose translation MSFELHPQLAKDTTVLGHFPLTVALLHKDNAVPWVILVPKRANLKELHHLPMQEQQQFLLESQAVSQALEATFQPDKLNLGALGNMVPQLHIHHIARFKDDVAWPGPVWGNTKGEFRSEEEQQAIATRIGNVLGLSSLFTKA comes from the coding sequence ATGAGCTTTGAACTGCATCCTCAATTGGCTAAAGACACCACGGTACTTGGTCACTTTCCTTTAACGGTGGCGCTACTGCACAAAGACAATGCGGTGCCTTGGGTCATTTTGGTCCCTAAGCGCGCGAATCTAAAAGAGCTACACCACTTGCCAATGCAAGAACAGCAACAGTTCCTACTTGAATCTCAAGCGGTGAGCCAAGCGCTGGAAGCGACGTTCCAACCCGATAAATTAAACCTTGGCGCACTGGGTAATATGGTGCCACAACTGCATATTCATCATATTGCTCGCTTCAAAGATGATGTTGCTTGGCCTGGTCCTGTTTGGGGCAATACCAAAGGCGAATTTCGTAGTGAAGAAGAGCAGCAAGCAATCGCCACTCGCATTGGTAATGTGCTTGGGTTAAGTAGCCTTTTTACTAAAGCTTAA
- the argS gene encoding arginine--tRNA ligase — translation MNIQALINEKVSQALEAAGAPAGSPAAVRQSAKPQFGDYQANGVMGVAKQLGTNPREFAQKVLDVLDLDGIASKTEIAGPGFINIFLSEEFLAKQADLALADARLGVAAEEAQTIVADYSAPNVAKEMHVGHLRSTIIGDAVVRTLEFLGHKVIRANHIGDWGTQFGMLIANLERVQQESGEVSMELADLEGFYRESKKLYDEDEEFAVKARGYVVKLQGGDQFCAEMWKKLVDVTMIQNQRNYDRLNVSLTRDDVMGESMYNDMLPKIVADLKAQGLAVEDDGAQVVFLDEYKNKDGEPMGVIVQKRDGGFLYTTTDIACAKYRYEQLGADRVLYFIDSRQHQHLMQAWTIVRKAGYVPESVSLEHHAFGMMLGKDGKPFKTRAGGTVRLADLLDEAEVRAAQLIESKNPDLAEDEKKAIANTVAMAAVKYADLSKHRTTDYVFDWDNMLAFEGNTAPYMQYAYTRVASIFAKAGVSMDELQGEIKITDEKEKALIAKLMQFEEAVQSVAREGQPHIMCSYLFELAGQFSSFYEACPILVAEDEAVKQSRLKLAALTAKTIKQGLSLLGIETLERM, via the coding sequence GTGAATATCCAAGCACTTATTAATGAAAAAGTTTCTCAGGCTCTAGAAGCCGCTGGCGCACCTGCAGGCAGCCCTGCAGCCGTTCGTCAATCAGCAAAACCTCAGTTCGGTGACTACCAAGCTAACGGCGTAATGGGCGTGGCTAAACAACTAGGTACGAACCCTCGCGAGTTTGCGCAGAAAGTATTGGATGTTCTCGATCTAGACGGTATCGCAAGCAAAACTGAAATTGCAGGTCCTGGCTTTATCAATATCTTCCTAAGTGAAGAGTTCCTAGCAAAACAAGCGGATCTTGCGCTTGCTGACGCTCGTCTAGGTGTTGCAGCTGAAGAAGCGCAAACTATTGTTGCTGACTACTCTGCACCAAACGTAGCAAAAGAAATGCACGTAGGTCACCTACGTTCAACCATCATCGGTGATGCTGTAGTACGCACGCTTGAATTCCTAGGTCACAAAGTGATTCGTGCCAACCACATCGGTGACTGGGGTACTCAGTTCGGTATGCTGATCGCAAACCTAGAGCGTGTACAACAAGAGTCTGGCGAAGTTTCTATGGAACTGGCTGACCTTGAAGGTTTCTACCGTGAATCGAAAAAGCTGTACGACGAAGACGAAGAATTTGCAGTAAAAGCACGTGGCTACGTAGTTAAGCTGCAAGGCGGTGACCAGTTCTGCGCAGAAATGTGGAAGAAGCTGGTTGACGTAACCATGATTCAAAACCAACGCAACTACGATCGCCTAAACGTATCACTTACTCGTGATGACGTAATGGGTGAAAGTATGTACAACGATATGCTACCTAAGATCGTTGCAGACCTTAAAGCACAAGGTTTAGCGGTTGAAGATGACGGTGCGCAAGTTGTGTTCCTTGACGAGTACAAGAACAAAGACGGCGAACCTATGGGTGTTATCGTGCAAAAACGCGATGGTGGCTTCCTATATACCACGACTGACATTGCATGTGCAAAATACCGTTACGAGCAACTAGGTGCGGATCGCGTTCTGTACTTCATCGACTCTCGTCAACACCAGCACCTAATGCAAGCTTGGACTATCGTTCGTAAAGCGGGTTACGTGCCAGAATCAGTCTCTCTTGAGCACCACGCGTTCGGCATGATGCTAGGTAAAGATGGTAAGCCATTCAAGACTCGTGCGGGCGGTACTGTTCGTCTAGCTGATCTTCTTGATGAAGCAGAAGTTCGTGCAGCACAGCTGATCGAATCTAAGAACCCTGACCTAGCAGAAGACGAGAAGAAAGCGATCGCTAACACGGTTGCAATGGCGGCAGTTAAATATGCTGACCTATCTAAACACCGTACTACTGACTACGTGTTCGACTGGGATAACATGCTTGCATTCGAAGGTAACACAGCACCTTACATGCAATACGCATACACTCGTGTAGCTTCTATTTTCGCTAAAGCTGGCGTATCAATGGATGAGTTACAAGGTGAAATTAAGATCACTGACGAGAAAGAGAAAGCACTGATCGCTAAACTCATGCAGTTTGAAGAAGCAGTACAGTCTGTTGCTCGCGAAGGTCAACCACACATCATGTGTAGCTACCTATTCGAACTCGCTGGTCAATTCTCTAGCTTCTACGAAGCATGCCCTATCCTTGTGGCAGAAGACGAAGCAGTGAAACAAAGCCGTCTAAAACTTGCAGCGCTAACCGCGAAGACTATCAAGCAAGGTCTATCGCTACTAGGTATCGAAACTCTAGAGCGTATGTAA
- a CDS encoding VOC family protein → MSLASAELLPEQLKQKLPEFMLKIQSLSEKLQIDLAEFQADHIALRINEQELAEQAHQAWLKEGVEISNAQINGRPIIVLAFHQPLAALNWQIECLELPYPAEGKIYPEQSWEHVEFVIPSQAQTADEFADELKQRFPALAEQWDNLAEMGIKVKLSSPKGEGERLNNPTVAFKHQGVCIKLHPHTLKAIVASEQSL, encoded by the coding sequence ATGTCGCTAGCAAGTGCTGAACTATTACCAGAGCAACTAAAACAAAAACTGCCAGAATTTATGCTTAAAATTCAGAGTTTAAGTGAAAAGTTGCAAATCGATTTAGCCGAGTTTCAAGCGGATCACATTGCATTGCGCATTAATGAGCAGGAACTTGCTGAGCAAGCGCATCAAGCATGGCTAAAAGAAGGCGTTGAAATCTCTAATGCGCAAATTAATGGGCGCCCAATCATTGTTTTAGCCTTTCACCAACCATTAGCGGCGCTAAATTGGCAAATCGAATGTCTGGAATTGCCTTATCCGGCGGAAGGTAAAATCTACCCAGAGCAGAGTTGGGAGCATGTTGAGTTTGTTATCCCTTCTCAAGCGCAAACAGCGGACGAGTTTGCTGACGAACTCAAGCAGCGTTTCCCTGCATTGGCAGAGCAATGGGATAATTTGGCGGAAATGGGCATCAAAGTAAAACTATCTAGCCCGAAAGGTGAAGGTGAACGCCTGAATAACCCAACTGTAGCGTTTAAGCATCAGGGAGTGTGCATTAAGCTTCACCCCCATACACTTAAAGCGATTGTTGCCTCAGAGCAATCGCTTTAA